From the Cyanobium sp. M30B3 genome, the window TCCCACCAGCTACACCACCGCCGGTGGCCGGCCGATCCAGGAGTGCCTGGCCAGCATCGGCGGTGACTGGGAACGGCGCGCCAGCGCCCAGCGCCGGCCCGAGGAGATTGCCGCCTTCCTGGAGCTGCACGTGGAACAGGGGGGAGTGCTGGAGGCGGTGGACCGGCAGATCGGGGTGGTGGAGGGGGTGGTGGGCCAGCAGCGCTACAGCCTGAGTGTGAGCGGTCAGGCCAACCACGCTGGCACCACGCCGATGGCCATGCGCCGCGACGCCCTCACCACCGCAGCCCGGATCATCCTGGCGATCGAGGATCTGGCCCAGCATTTCCCAGGGGATCCAGTGGCCACAGTGGGCAAGCTGCAGCTGTGGCCCAATGCGGCCAACATCGTGCCCGGACGGGTGGAATTCACCCTCGATATGCGCGATCTGTCCCATGCCGTGATCGACCAGATGCGCGCCCAGCTGGAACGGAAAATGGAAACCATTGCCGTCGCCAGCCGCAACCGCATCACCATCACGCCCCAGTTCGTGGTGGATCCCAGTCCCGCTGATCCACGCCTGCAAGCAGTGATCAGCGACGTCTGCCTGCAGCTGGGGCTCACTGCCACGCACCTCCCGAGCCGTGCCAGCCATGACGCCCAGGAGATGGGGCGGCTCACCGCCATGGGCATGATTTTCGTGCCGAGCCGAGGTGGCGTCTCGCACTCGGCCGACGAGTACACCTCCCCGGCGGAGTGCGCCCAGGGGGTGTCCGTGCTGCTCCACAGTCTGCTGCGGCTGGATGACCAGTTCGCCACCAGCTGAGGTGTTGCCATGCTGAGCTGCGTGCTGGTTGAGGATGAACCCCTGTTGCGCGACCTGCTCACGGAAGTGCTGCAGACCCATCCCGCCACCCGCATGCTCGGCAGTGTGGGCACCGTGGCCGAAGCCATCGCCCTGTGTGGCCAGCAAGCCCCGGACCTGCTGGTGCTGGACCTGAACCTGCCGGATGGCAACGGACTGGATGTGGCCCTGGCGGTGACGGCCCAGCGGGCTGACACCCAGGTGATCGTGCTCTCCGCCGAGGCCGGCTGTTTTGTCTGTCCGCAGGAACTGAGGCCGCTGCTGCGCGGGGTGATCGACAAGATCCACGCCTACGAGGCCCTGCCGGCGGAGATCGATGAAATCCTGGCGGGGGCTCGGCCATGAGCTCCGCGCCCCCAGGCCAACAACCCACCATGCCCCCTGCTGGCGATCGCCACCTGATGCCAGGGCTGCCCCTGGCGCTGCGCTCCCGTCGCCGCCTGGCCCTGGGGCTCAGTGCCCTGGCCGCCACCGGCCTGGGCCTGGGGATCTGGCAGCGGCTGCAACCGGTGAAGGTGGCTGTTGGCGTGGATCGACCCCTGGTGTACGGGGCGGCCATCGATCCCACCGACCTCAACACCGCCCAGCACTACCTGGAGCAGAACCAGGACAGCCCGATCCGGCTGGAGACGATGTTCAACAGTGCCGATCCTCGCCAGGGCCGCGCCGATCTCAAGGCCGTGCGGGATCAGGGGGTGCGCTTCATCATCAACACCCAGACCTCCAGCCATGCCATACCAACCCTCGATCTCTACGACGACGGCCAGGTGCTGGCCATCAACGTGTCCGCCACCAGCACGGCGCTGAGTGGACGTGATGACCACTTCCTGCGCATCATTCCCGACCTGGCCCAGGAGCAACGGGCCATCGCCACCCGCATCAACCAGATGGCGGGCAAGCGCCTGCTGGTGATGCGCGACACCCGCAATTTTCGTTACACCGAACCGGCGCTTGCCCAATTCCTCCAAGCCCTGCAGGCTGAGCGCGATTGGCAGGTCACGGTGCGCAGCTTTCGGACGGATCGCTTCGACCCCAGAAGGGAACAGGCTGTGCTCAGCCAGCCCTATGATGTTCTCTACATCTTAGGTGGTGACTTTCTGCCCACCATGGGCAACCTTGCCCAGCAGTTTCACCTGGCCAATCCCACGGCGCCGATCATGCTCACCCCCTGGGCCAATTCGCCGGCTGTGCTGGAAAATGCCGGCGATGCCCGGCAGATGGTCCTGATCGCCAGCCCCTATCCCGACCGCCGCACCAAACCGGCCCTGGCTCGTTACTTCAGCAGCCATGAGGAGCGCTTCGGCTATCAGCCCTATGCCATGGGCGTCGGCACCCGTCAGGCGATGGAGCTGCTGGATCAGGCCTTTCGCAGGGGCCACCGCACCCCATCCGCCGTCAGGCGCTACCTGCTCGCAGGCCAGCCGCACCGCACCAGCCTGGGCCCGATTCAGTTCAGCAGCAGCGGCGATGTGAACAGCACCTATCACTTCCTGAGGCCTTGAGGGTGAAGCGGCCGATCAGCTTCTGGCGCTACTGCCTCGGCCAGGAGCTGGTGGCCTTGTCGGTGGCCCTGGGCGTGCTGGGCAGCGTCAGCTGGCTGGCCCTCAGGGAGGTGAACCGCCGTTACATCAACCTGCACCGTGCCGATGCCGACCGCGTGCAGCTGCTGCTGCAGGAGCATGTGGGCGAAGCGATGGAGCGGTTCCGGTTGTTCCGCAACCTGGACGAAGAGGCGCACACCGAGGCGGCCAGCTATTTGATGGAGAGCTTTTCCGATATCTATCACCTGGACCACGAGCTGAGAGTGGTGAAGATCCATAAGCAAATACCTGGCAGCCGTGTTTTCGAGGGTTTTTCCTTCTCCGGTAGCAAAGTTGCCAGCCACCTGCAGCGCACTCAACTGCAGCACACTCATCTGCAGCACAGCCACCTGCAGCACAGCCACCGACAGGACCTGCTCGCCAACAACAGCGCACAGGGCGATTCGGCCTTCCAGCCTTCACCCATCATCCGTGCCGCAGAGGACGAAGTCGCCAGCATCTATCTTGGCCTTTCCGGCCAATCGGAAAACACCATCTTACTGGGACGGCTAAATCTTTCCTACATTCAGGATTTCCTGCATCGGTTCGCCGCGATCAGCGGCACTCCCCTGCTGTTGGTGAACAACGACGGCCAGGTGATGCTCTCCAGCAATCGCGACCTGCCGATTGCAACCATTGATCTGGGAGCGGCGCTCAAGGAGGACCTGCCCAGGCCGATCCAGCTGGGGCCAACGCGCTGGTTACCGGTTGCGGGCAGCAGTGGTGAACTGGGCAGCTCCTTCATCACCCTGGTGCCGACGCGTCCGATGGAGCAATACCAGCAGGTGCTGGGGATCGCATCGCTGGCGGTGTCTCTGTTGCTGGTGCTGATCTTCATCCTCAAGGCCCAGCGGCTGCACACCAATCTGTTCAACCCCGTGCGCACCTTCGCCGACCAGCTGCGCCTGGTGGAGAGCGGCCACGCCCCCGGCGAGGGACCGGAAACGCCCCAGCAGCAGCACCTGGCCGTCGCCGGAGAACGGTTCCTGGAAATCCGCCTGATCCAGGAGCGCTTTGCGGCGATGGTGGCGGCCATCCAGCAACGGGAGAGCGAACTGCGTCAGGCCCTGCGCGCCAGCCTGGCTGCCGCCGCCGTGGGGCACGAGATCAAACAGCCCCTGAGCACCATCCGGCTGCTCTGCCAGCAGGCCAACCGCAGCGACCACGCTGCGGGACTGCGGCCCCTGCTCTCCCAGCTCGACAGGGAGTCGGGCCGGGTGGCCACCACCGTGGAGAGCATGCGCATGCTGCTCAGCAACGTGCAGAGCAACCAGGAGCCGCTCAATCTGGCGGACGCGGCCAGCAATGCCATCGCCTTCACCCACCACCAGCGCCGCTCACTCGGCGTTGTGTTCCGGGCCGAGGGGGTGAACGGTCTGCCCCTGGACGACTCCCCCCTGCCGGTGATCGGTGATCCCGTGCAGTTGCAGATCGCCATCGGCAACCTGCTGCGCAATGGGGCGGAGGCGGCCGCCACCATGGCGCCGGAGCGGCGGCTGCTGCGGCTGCGGCTGCAGCGACTGCCAGCCAGCGCCGAACATCCCCATGGCCTGGCCGGCCTGGAAGTGGCGGACAGCGGTCCTGGCCTTCCCGGGCTGGATGGCAGCGGGGGCGGCGACCATCCCGGCAGGGAGCTGGGCCGCCAACCCCTGCACACCACCAAGGCCCACGGCAGCGGCCTGGGGCTGTTCGTGGTGCGCACCACCCTGGAGCAGCACGGCGGCTGGCTGCAGGCCGGGCGCTCCGCCGAGCTGGGTGGTGCGGCGGTGAGCCTGTGGTTGCCGCTGCGGCCGCCGCACGAGGCCTAGCGTTCGGCGTTTGCGCTCTGCCATGCCGCCAGCCGTGGATGCGATCGTGGTGGGGTCCGGCGCCACCGGAGGCGTGGCGGCCATGGTGCTGGCCGAGGCCGGGCTGCGGGTGCTGGTGCTGGAGGCCGGTGCCGAGCTGCAGGCCGAGCGGGCCTTCGGCAGCGAACCGGCCAACAGCCTGCGCCGCCTGGTGAATCTCAGCAGTGGCAAGCAGGCCCTGCAACGCCACCACCCCGGCTACTGGAAACAGAACCCCGAGCTGTTCATCGACGAGCGGCGCAACCCCTACTCCACCCCAGCCGGCCAGCCCTTCCTCTGGACCCGCGGCCGCCAGGTGGGGGGCAAGAGCCTCACCTGGGGCGGCATCACCCTGCGCCTCAGCGACTACGAATTCAAGGCCGCCCAGCGGGAGGGCTCAGGCCCGGGCTGGCCGATCGGCAGCGCCGATCTGGCCCCCTACTACGACCGGCTGGAACAGTGGCTGGGAGTGCGGGGCCAGCGGGACGGGCTGCCCCAGCTCCCCGATGGCTGCTTCGCGCCACCGCTGCCCTTCACCCCCGCCGAGTCCCAGCTGGGCCAGGTGGTGCAGGAGCAGCTGGGGCTGCCCTTCATCCACTCCCGCGGCTTCAGCCTGGCGCGGCAGCCCGGCTGGCCGGTGAGCAGCAGCCCCGGCAGCAGCCTGGCCCGGGCCCTGGCCACCGGCCGCACCACCCTGCGCAGCCAGGCGATCGTGAGCCATGTGCTGATGGATGCCCACCAGAGCCAGGCCCGGGGCGTGGTGCTGGTGGATGGGCGCAGCGGCGCCCGGGAGGTGGTGGAAGCTCCGCTGGTGGTGCTCTGTGCCTCCACGATCGAGAGTGTGCGGCTGCTGCTGCACTCCAGCGAACAGGTGCGCAGCGGGGGCCTGATCGACCCATCCGGCTGCCTGGGCCAGGGGCTGATGGACCACATCTCCTGCTGCCGCTTCTTCTCCCTGCCCGGCGTGCCAGCCGCGCCGGAGCCGGCAGAACTCTCCGGCGCCGGCAGCTGCTTCATCCCCAACACCGTCAACCTCAGCGACCCCGGCGCCGAGAGCTTCCGGCGCGGGTATGGCATCTGGGCGGCACTGCAACGCTTTGATCCGCCGCGACTGCTGCAGCGCCACCCGGATCAGGCCAGCGGTTTCCTGATCGGCCACGGCGAGGTGCTGGCCGATCGGCGCAACCGGGTGACGCTCAACCAGGCCCTGCTGGATGCCTGGGGTCTGCCCACCCCCCAGATCGCCATGGCCTGGGGGGAGAACGAGCGGGCGATGGTGGCCCACATGCAGGCGCGCATGCAGGCGATTGTGGCGGCGGCCGGGGGCACCATCCGGCCCTTGGAGGACCTGTTCGTGCTGCCGCTGCTGGAGCCCTGGGTCCGCCAGGGCTGGGCCGTGCGGGCCGATGCCGCGCCTCCCGGCTACTACATCCACGAGTTGGGTGGGGCTGCCATGGCCGCCACGGAGAGCCACGGGGTGGTGAATGCCTGGAACCAGTGCTGGCGCGCCCCCAACCTGCTGGTGGTGGATGGCGCCTGCTGGAGCTCGGCCGGCTGGCAGAGCCCCACCCTCACCGAGATGGCGATCAGCTGGCGGGCCTGTGCGGCGGCCGCGGAACGGCTCAAGCGGGGTGATGCTGCCCGGCTGGAGCAGCGGCAGGTGTGCGCTCCCGGATGAAGGGGCCGATCTGGTGTCATCGGCCACAAACCGCCCGGGGCGAGATCTGCACAATCTCTGGGCGACCTGTAACGGGTCGGGCAAGGGAGAACACAGGCGGGGGATGGCTCCCCCGCCTTTTTTTCGCCCCTCAGCGCAGAAACAGCCCGTTGAGGTAGTGCTGGTTCACGCAGGGGTCCTTGCAGCCGTGCTGGAACAGGAAACTGGCCAGGGCCGAGGTGATCAGCCGGTACTGATCCCAGTGGGGGTTGGCCTGAATGAACTGGCGCATGCCCTCGAACAGCACCTCCGGCACCTCGGTTTCCAGGCTGATGGCAGGACCGGCGGCGGCGGGCTCGGGGGACATGGGAGGCGAACGGGCGGCTGAGCGCCCAGTACGCCACAGCCAGGCCGCCGGCGTCAAAGCGGTGGCGCCAGGTCGAACTCATCCCACGCCGGGCTGAGACAGCGTATCAGCACTGGCGGCCGATCCGGGATGGGCTGCGCGCCTGCCCCGGCGGCCCCGGATCGGGTTGGAGTCAAGGGGCCCACCGGCGGTCGATCCGCTGATGCAAACATTCCCCAGCCTGACCACTGCAGCGGGCCGGAACGCCCGGCGACTGGGGAAAAACATGGCGTGCCATGGGGAAAAGCACCAGCCCCAGGGGAGAGCCGGAAAAGATCAGCAGTGCTGATCATTCACCGATTCGCTGCACCACGTTCTCGGCGAGACGCCTGAGCGCGGCATCCAGCTCAGGCCCCGGCGGGACGCCGCAGGCTGCGGGGGCCCAGGGGATGGTCGGCCTGGGGATAGGGCGGATGATGGCTGTGACCGTGGCCATGGTCATGGTCATGGCTGTGGCCGTGCCCGAGGGGAATCGGCACGCCATCGGGCTGGCAGGCCCCGGTGCATTCGCGCTCGCAGAGGCTGCAGCTCTCGGTGAGCCCCTCCACGTGGTGGTGGTGGCTGTGCTGGGGGGCGCCCACCTCGGTTTCAAAGCCCAGCACCTGGGCCCGGTATTTGCACAGGGAACAGTTCATCTGGGTGTCGCCACGCACCACCTCAGCCACCCGCTCGGCGAAGGTGTCCAGCACCTGGGGATGGTCGCCCAGGTAGGGCACCGGCAGGAACTGCAGCTCGGGATGGTCGGCCGCCACCAGCTCGGTGTGCTGGCGGATGCGGCTCACCAGCACCCCTGAAAACAGAAAGTAAGGAAACACGAGAATGCGGCGGAAGCCCAGGCGCACCGCGTGGCGCAGGCCGGGTTCCACCAGCGGGAAGGTGACGCCGGAGTACA encodes:
- a CDS encoding Zn-dependent hydrolase, whose protein sequence is MTQPEARTSTPSAVAALASAGGAEPLLADAQRLESQLEALSRIGRLASGAVRRLAFSDEDRAARAQVRQWMEELGMAVRIDAAGNLIGRYEGLNPTLPVLATGSHIDTVPEGGRYDGALGVVGALEGVRLLAERGLRLRHPLEVIVFADEESTMVGCKSMVGRADPDPTSYTTAGGRPIQECLASIGGDWERRASAQRRPEEIAAFLELHVEQGGVLEAVDRQIGVVEGVVGQQRYSLSVSGQANHAGTTPMAMRRDALTTAARIILAIEDLAQHFPGDPVATVGKLQLWPNAANIVPGRVEFTLDMRDLSHAVIDQMRAQLERKMETIAVASRNRITITPQFVVDPSPADPRLQAVISDVCLQLGLTATHLPSRASHDAQEMGRLTAMGMIFVPSRGGVSHSADEYTSPAECAQGVSVLLHSLLRLDDQFATS
- a CDS encoding response regulator transcription factor, whose amino-acid sequence is MLSCVLVEDEPLLRDLLTEVLQTHPATRMLGSVGTVAEAIALCGQQAPDLLVLDLNLPDGNGLDVALAVTAQRADTQVIVLSAEAGCFVCPQELRPLLRGVIDKIHAYEALPAEIDEILAGARP
- a CDS encoding ABC transporter substrate-binding protein; protein product: MSSAPPGQQPTMPPAGDRHLMPGLPLALRSRRRLALGLSALAATGLGLGIWQRLQPVKVAVGVDRPLVYGAAIDPTDLNTAQHYLEQNQDSPIRLETMFNSADPRQGRADLKAVRDQGVRFIINTQTSSHAIPTLDLYDDGQVLAINVSATSTALSGRDDHFLRIIPDLAQEQRAIATRINQMAGKRLLVMRDTRNFRYTEPALAQFLQALQAERDWQVTVRSFRTDRFDPRREQAVLSQPYDVLYILGGDFLPTMGNLAQQFHLANPTAPIMLTPWANSPAVLENAGDARQMVLIASPYPDRRTKPALARYFSSHEERFGYQPYAMGVGTRQAMELLDQAFRRGHRTPSAVRRYLLAGQPHRTSLGPIQFSSSGDVNSTYHFLRP
- a CDS encoding HAMP domain-containing histidine kinase — protein: MRVKRPISFWRYCLGQELVALSVALGVLGSVSWLALREVNRRYINLHRADADRVQLLLQEHVGEAMERFRLFRNLDEEAHTEAASYLMESFSDIYHLDHELRVVKIHKQIPGSRVFEGFSFSGSKVASHLQRTQLQHTHLQHSHLQHSHRQDLLANNSAQGDSAFQPSPIIRAAEDEVASIYLGLSGQSENTILLGRLNLSYIQDFLHRFAAISGTPLLLVNNDGQVMLSSNRDLPIATIDLGAALKEDLPRPIQLGPTRWLPVAGSSGELGSSFITLVPTRPMEQYQQVLGIASLAVSLLLVLIFILKAQRLHTNLFNPVRTFADQLRLVESGHAPGEGPETPQQQHLAVAGERFLEIRLIQERFAAMVAAIQQRESELRQALRASLAAAAVGHEIKQPLSTIRLLCQQANRSDHAAGLRPLLSQLDRESGRVATTVESMRMLLSNVQSNQEPLNLADAASNAIAFTHHQRRSLGVVFRAEGVNGLPLDDSPLPVIGDPVQLQIAIGNLLRNGAEAAATMAPERRLLRLRLQRLPASAEHPHGLAGLEVADSGPGLPGLDGSGGGDHPGRELGRQPLHTTKAHGSGLGLFVVRTTLEQHGGWLQAGRSAELGGAAVSLWLPLRPPHEA
- a CDS encoding GMC family oxidoreductase — encoded protein: MPPAVDAIVVGSGATGGVAAMVLAEAGLRVLVLEAGAELQAERAFGSEPANSLRRLVNLSSGKQALQRHHPGYWKQNPELFIDERRNPYSTPAGQPFLWTRGRQVGGKSLTWGGITLRLSDYEFKAAQREGSGPGWPIGSADLAPYYDRLEQWLGVRGQRDGLPQLPDGCFAPPLPFTPAESQLGQVVQEQLGLPFIHSRGFSLARQPGWPVSSSPGSSLARALATGRTTLRSQAIVSHVLMDAHQSQARGVVLVDGRSGAREVVEAPLVVLCASTIESVRLLLHSSEQVRSGGLIDPSGCLGQGLMDHISCCRFFSLPGVPAAPEPAELSGAGSCFIPNTVNLSDPGAESFRRGYGIWAALQRFDPPRLLQRHPDQASGFLIGHGEVLADRRNRVTLNQALLDAWGLPTPQIAMAWGENERAMVAHMQARMQAIVAAAGGTIRPLEDLFVLPLLEPWVRQGWAVRADAAPPGYYIHELGGAAMAATESHGVVNAWNQCWRAPNLLVVDGACWSSAGWQSPTLTEMAISWRACAAAAERLKRGDAARLEQRQVCAPG
- a CDS encoding DUF2811 domain-containing protein, which gives rise to MSPEPAAAGPAISLETEVPEVLFEGMRQFIQANPHWDQYRLITSALASFLFQHGCKDPCVNQHYLNGLFLR